In the Thauera sedimentorum genome, one interval contains:
- a CDS encoding diguanylate cyclase has translation MKALIIEDTLTSATLVCHQLGKMGLETVHARDGESGIELFKAERPDLILLDIIMPGLDGFEVARRIRQLEKDGEWTPIIFLTARTGDEDLERGIEVGGDDYLIKPVSEIVLKAKVRAMQRIAQMRYSLLVLTRKLDEANRELTRLSTADGLTGIANRRRFDETLLKEWRRCAREERPLSLLLIDVDFFKPFNDNYGHQVGDECLKAVARTLAQTLHRPSDLAARYGGEEFGVILPGTDEQGALAVAESLREAVQQLGITHRFSEVAQVVTISIGLACITPQRGNESGFIRLLKEADEALYQAKTGGRNRVTKASDNTTERVG, from the coding sequence ATGAAGGCCCTGATCATCGAGGACACGCTCACCAGCGCCACCCTGGTCTGCCACCAGCTTGGCAAGATGGGGCTGGAGACCGTGCACGCGCGCGACGGCGAATCCGGCATCGAGCTGTTCAAGGCCGAACGGCCCGACCTGATCCTGCTCGACATCATCATGCCCGGCCTGGACGGTTTCGAGGTGGCGCGGCGCATCCGTCAGCTGGAGAAGGACGGCGAGTGGACGCCCATCATCTTCCTCACCGCGCGCACCGGGGACGAGGATCTGGAACGCGGCATCGAGGTGGGCGGCGACGACTACCTGATCAAGCCGGTCTCCGAGATCGTGCTCAAGGCCAAGGTGCGCGCCATGCAGCGCATCGCCCAGATGCGCTATTCGCTGCTGGTGCTCACGCGCAAGCTCGACGAGGCCAATCGCGAGCTGACCCGGCTGTCCACCGCCGACGGCCTGACCGGCATCGCCAACCGGCGGCGCTTCGACGAGACCCTGCTCAAGGAGTGGCGGCGCTGCGCGCGCGAGGAGCGGCCGCTGTCGCTGCTGCTGATCGACGTCGATTTCTTCAAGCCCTTCAACGACAACTACGGTCACCAGGTGGGCGACGAATGCCTCAAGGCCGTGGCCCGCACGCTGGCGCAGACCCTGCACCGGCCGTCGGACCTGGCCGCCCGCTACGGCGGCGAGGAGTTCGGCGTGATCCTGCCGGGTACGGACGAGCAGGGCGCCCTGGCGGTGGCCGAATCGCTGCGCGAGGCGGTACAGCAACTGGGCATCACGCATCGCTTTTCCGAGGTTGCGCAGGTGGTGACGATCAGTATCGGGCTGGCCTGCATCACGCCGCAACGTGGCAACGAGTCGGGTTTCATCCGTCTGCTCAAGGAAGCGGACGAGGCGCTCTATCAGGCCAAGACTGGCGGGCGGAACCGGGTGACCAAGGCATCCGACAACACCACTGAAAGGGTCGGCTGA
- the dnaQ gene encoding DNA polymerase III subunit epsilon, with amino-acid sequence MRQIVLDTETTGLDWRNGDRVIEIGCVELVNRSLTGRHYHVYINPERGIDAEAVAVHGITEDFLADKPRFADVAADFEAFVRDAELVIHNASFDVGFLNHELSRLGRPALDALCAGVIDTLKMAKEQNPGKKASLDALCGLYQVDNGHRTLHGALLDAEILAEVYLAMTRGQESLIMALDEPAPGSMEAEAALGERPVLAVLRASEDELAAHAAVLQDIAKATKGQCLWLPPEPAEAEAGAA; translated from the coding sequence ATGAGACAGATCGTCCTCGATACCGAAACCACCGGCCTGGACTGGCGCAACGGCGACCGGGTCATCGAGATCGGCTGCGTGGAGCTGGTCAACCGCAGCCTCACTGGCCGCCATTACCACGTGTACATCAACCCCGAGCGCGGCATCGACGCCGAGGCGGTGGCTGTGCACGGCATCACCGAGGACTTCCTCGCCGACAAGCCGCGCTTTGCCGACGTTGCGGCCGATTTCGAAGCCTTCGTGCGCGACGCCGAGCTGGTGATCCACAACGCGAGCTTCGACGTCGGCTTCCTCAACCACGAGCTGTCGAGGCTCGGCCGGCCGGCGCTGGATGCGCTGTGCGCCGGGGTCATCGACACGCTGAAGATGGCCAAGGAGCAGAACCCGGGCAAGAAGGCCTCGCTCGATGCGCTGTGCGGGCTCTACCAGGTGGACAATGGCCACCGCACCCTGCACGGCGCGCTGCTCGACGCGGAGATCCTCGCCGAGGTCTACCTGGCGATGACGCGCGGGCAGGAGAGCCTGATCATGGCCCTGGACGAGCCCGCGCCCGGATCGATGGAGGCCGAGGCGGCGCTGGGCGAGCGCCCGGTGCTGGCGGTGCTGCGCGCCAGCGAGGACGAACTCGCGGCGCACGCTGCGGTGCTGCAGGACATCGCCAAGGCCACCAAGGGCCAGTGCCTGTGGCTGCCGCCCGAACCGGCGGAAGCGGAGGCCGGCGCGGCCTGA
- the gloB gene encoding hydroxyacylglutathione hydrolase — translation MDAIIPLPAFRDNYIWLLRHGRNAVVVDPGDAAVVESHLAAQALSLAAILVTHHHADHIGGLAALLARHPVPVFGPATEAIAGVSHPVAEGDVVELPALGQRFTVLDVPGHTAGHVAYHAPGLLFCGDTLFSAGCGRLLGGSAEQLFASLQRLADLPDDTAVYCTHEYTLANLAFSRAVEPDNPARDRYAADCEARRARGEPTLPSSIGLERTVNPFLRVHEAGVIAAVARHTGQAPASPAECFAALRRWKDCF, via the coding sequence ATGGACGCCATTATCCCCCTTCCCGCCTTTCGCGATAACTACATCTGGCTGCTGCGCCACGGGCGCAACGCGGTGGTGGTCGACCCGGGCGACGCCGCGGTGGTGGAGAGCCACCTTGCCGCGCAGGCACTGAGCCTCGCCGCAATCCTGGTCACCCACCATCACGCCGACCACATCGGTGGCCTCGCCGCCCTGCTGGCGCGCCATCCTGTGCCGGTGTTCGGCCCGGCGACCGAGGCCATCGCCGGGGTCAGCCATCCGGTCGCCGAGGGCGACGTGGTCGAACTGCCGGCGCTCGGACAGCGCTTCACCGTACTCGACGTGCCCGGCCACACCGCGGGGCACGTGGCTTACCACGCGCCGGGCCTGCTGTTCTGCGGCGACACCTTGTTCTCGGCCGGCTGTGGCCGGTTGCTGGGCGGCAGCGCGGAGCAGCTGTTCGCCTCGCTGCAGCGCCTGGCCGACCTGCCGGACGATACCGCGGTTTACTGCACCCACGAATACACCCTGGCCAACCTCGCCTTCTCCCGCGCCGTGGAGCCGGACAATCCGGCGCGCGACCGCTATGCGGCCGACTGCGAGGCACGCCGAGCCCGCGGAGAGCCGACGCTGCCGTCGAGCATAGGCCTGGAGCGCACGGTGAACCCCTTCCTGCGGGTGCATGAGGCCGGGGTCATCGCCGCGGTGGCGCGGCACACGGGGCAGGCGCCCGCCTCGCCCGCGGAGTGCTTCGCCGCGCTGCGGCGCTGGAAGGACTGTTTCTGA
- a CDS encoding ABC transporter ATP-binding protein, producing MIGYIRQVAGPDPDAPLLEVADLRVAIGGERVVRPVAGIGFQLRAGETFALLGESGCGKSMTALAIARLLPDGGRIEGGSLRLRGEDLLAHTEARMRAVRGGRIGMVFQEPGTSLNPVMTVFEQIAEVLARHRGLRGAAARAEARRLLDAVGIPDAERRLDDYPFQFSGGMKQRVMIAMALAGEPELLIADEPTTALDVTIQAQVLDLLARLQRERGMGMLLITHDLGVVARMAQRVGVMYAGELVETGERSAFFAAPLHPYSRKLFAALPGGQQRGRALDALAGSVPALDAEIPGCRFSARCPQAFAPCTHESPGWHRRDGQAVRCHLYAEGHNAPVPAAHIAAIDGPGPAHGKAPLLAVRDLQVHFPVRKGIFRRTVGQVRAVDGVSLELRPGRTLALVGESGCGKTTVGKAILQLIPPTAGEVRFDGRDMVGLGAAALAPMRRAMQMVFQDPFASLNPRMRIGEIIEEGMLALGVGGDAGERARRVDQLLDRIGLSPAMRWRYPHEFSGGQRQRIAIARALAVMPRLIVCDEPTSALDVSVQAQLLNLMRELQRELGLAYLFITHNLAVVDYLADEIAVMYLGRIVERGEAGRVLAAPAHPYTRMLLDAVPRIDGVGRQAGPAPAADLPSPLSPPSGCHFHPRCPKADERCRREYPAPGTLPDGRELRCHHPDSA from the coding sequence ATGATCGGCTACATCCGCCAGGTTGCCGGCCCCGACCCCGATGCTCCGCTGCTCGAGGTGGCCGACCTGCGCGTGGCGATCGGCGGCGAGCGGGTGGTGCGCCCGGTGGCCGGCATCGGCTTCCAGCTGCGCGCCGGCGAAACCTTCGCCCTGCTGGGCGAGTCCGGTTGCGGCAAGTCGATGACCGCGCTGGCCATCGCCCGCCTGCTGCCCGACGGCGGCCGGATCGAAGGCGGCAGCCTGCGCCTGCGCGGCGAGGACCTGCTGGCGCACACCGAGGCGCGCATGCGCGCGGTACGCGGCGGGCGCATCGGCATGGTGTTCCAGGAGCCCGGCACCAGCCTCAACCCGGTGATGACCGTGTTTGAGCAGATCGCCGAGGTGCTGGCCCGCCACCGTGGCCTGCGGGGCGCAGCCGCCCGCGCTGAGGCCCGCAGGCTGCTTGACGCGGTGGGCATCCCCGACGCGGAGCGCCGGCTGGATGACTATCCCTTCCAGTTCTCCGGCGGCATGAAGCAGCGGGTGATGATCGCCATGGCGCTGGCCGGCGAACCCGAGCTGCTGATCGCCGACGAGCCGACCACCGCGCTCGACGTCACCATCCAGGCCCAGGTGCTCGACCTGCTCGCCCGCCTGCAGCGCGAGCGCGGCATGGGCATGCTGCTGATCACCCACGACCTCGGCGTGGTCGCGCGCATGGCGCAGCGCGTCGGGGTGATGTACGCCGGCGAGCTGGTCGAGACCGGCGAGCGCAGCGCCTTCTTCGCCGCGCCGCTGCATCCGTATTCGCGCAAGCTGTTCGCCGCACTGCCCGGCGGCCAGCAACGCGGGCGGGCGTTGGACGCGCTGGCCGGCAGCGTCCCGGCGCTGGATGCGGAGATTCCCGGCTGCCGCTTCTCCGCGCGCTGTCCGCAGGCCTTCGCGCCTTGCACGCACGAGTCGCCCGGCTGGCATCGCCGCGATGGCCAGGCGGTGCGCTGCCATCTGTACGCTGAAGGGCACAATGCACCCGTGCCGGCGGCACACATTGCGGCGATCGACGGCCCGGGCCCCGCGCACGGTAAGGCGCCGCTGCTGGCGGTGCGCGACCTTCAGGTGCATTTCCCGGTGCGCAAGGGCATCTTCCGCCGCACCGTGGGGCAGGTGCGCGCGGTCGACGGGGTCAGCCTCGAGTTGCGCCCCGGGCGCACGCTGGCCCTGGTGGGCGAATCGGGCTGCGGCAAGACCACGGTGGGCAAGGCGATCCTGCAGCTGATCCCGCCGACCGCCGGCGAGGTGCGTTTCGACGGACGCGACATGGTCGGGCTGGGCGCCGCTGCACTCGCGCCCATGCGCCGCGCGATGCAGATGGTGTTCCAGGACCCCTTCGCCTCGCTCAACCCGCGCATGCGCATCGGCGAGATCATCGAGGAAGGCATGCTGGCGCTGGGCGTGGGGGGCGACGCGGGCGAACGCGCCCGCCGGGTCGACCAGCTGCTCGATCGCATCGGCCTGTCGCCGGCGATGCGCTGGCGCTACCCGCACGAATTCTCCGGCGGTCAGCGCCAGCGCATCGCCATCGCCCGCGCCCTGGCGGTGATGCCGCGGCTGATCGTGTGCGACGAACCGACCAGCGCGTTGGACGTCTCGGTGCAGGCGCAGCTGCTCAACCTGATGCGCGAGCTGCAGCGCGAGCTGGGCCTGGCCTATCTGTTCATCACCCACAACCTGGCGGTGGTGGACTATCTGGCCGACGAGATCGCGGTGATGTACCTGGGGCGCATCGTCGAACGCGGCGAAGCCGGGCGCGTGCTCGCCGCACCGGCCCATCCCTACACCCGCATGCTGCTCGACGCGGTGCCGCGTATCGACGGGGTGGGGCGGCAGGCCGGACCGGCGCCCGCCGCCGACCTGCCGTCGCCGCTGTCGCCGCCGAGCGGCTGCCACTTCCATCCGCGCTGCCCCAAGGCCGACGAACGCTGCCGGCGCGAATACCCGGCCCCCGGCACCCTGCCGGACGGACGCGAACTGCGCTGCCACCACCCGGACAGCGCCTGA
- a CDS encoding bacteriohemerythrin, with amino-acid sequence MPLFWRKQMNVGHPEIDADHRYLIHLINTVELVLRFPENPEHMKLAFDELEHYAAEHFAREEKIQISWGYSHYDEHQQEHRRLLESLSLLRRMMEKAMAETSPPADALREHSGYVTDFLRKWLVDHVMKTDLKMIDLFKGRKVF; translated from the coding sequence TTGCCGCTCTTCTGGCGCAAACAGATGAACGTCGGCCATCCCGAGATCGATGCCGACCACCGCTACCTGATCCACCTGATCAACACCGTCGAACTGGTACTGCGCTTCCCGGAGAATCCGGAGCACATGAAGCTGGCCTTCGACGAACTCGAGCACTACGCGGCCGAACATTTCGCCCGCGAGGAAAAGATCCAGATCTCCTGGGGCTATTCGCACTATGACGAGCACCAGCAGGAACACCGCAGGCTGCTGGAGAGCCTTTCGCTGCTGCGCCGGATGATGGAGAAGGCGATGGCGGAAACCTCACCGCCCGCCGATGCGCTGCGCGAACACAGCGGCTACGTGACCGATTTCCTGCGCAAGTGGCTGGTCGACCACGTGATGAAGACCGACCTGAAGATGATCGACCTGTTCAAGGGCCGCAAGGTGTTCTGA
- a CDS encoding NAD(P)/FAD-dependent oxidoreductase codes for MEHVDCVVIGAGVVGLACARALAAAGREVIVLEAGERFGGGISSRNSEVIHAGLYYPPGSLKARLCVRGRELLYAYCRERSIAHRRCGKLVVATSAAQIDELERIAARARANGVDDLQFIDRAEAARMEPQLNCEAALLSPSTGIVDSHGLMLALLGDAEADGAILALNTPALGAAVTAAGIELRTGGEAPMRLVARTVINAAGLGAPALAARIEGLTTAHVPKAYFAKGSYFSLQARAPFSRLVYPVPETAGLGVHLTLDLQGRARFGPDVEWLDLPADAEALDYRVDPARAAAFYGEIRRYWPALPDGALASDYSGVRPKINAPGEAAADFRIDGPQTHGVPGLVNLFGIESPGLTAALAIAETVTERLSAA; via the coding sequence ATGGAACACGTCGATTGCGTGGTGATCGGCGCCGGCGTGGTCGGCCTGGCGTGCGCCCGTGCCCTGGCGGCCGCCGGGCGCGAGGTGATCGTACTGGAAGCCGGCGAACGCTTCGGTGGCGGCATCTCCAGCCGCAACAGCGAGGTGATTCACGCCGGCCTGTACTACCCGCCCGGCTCGCTCAAGGCGCGGCTGTGCGTGCGTGGCCGCGAACTGCTGTACGCCTATTGTCGTGAGCGCAGCATCGCCCACCGGCGCTGCGGCAAGCTGGTGGTCGCCACCTCGGCTGCGCAGATCGACGAACTCGAACGCATCGCAGCACGTGCGCGGGCCAACGGCGTGGACGACCTGCAGTTCATCGACCGGGCGGAAGCGGCGCGCATGGAGCCGCAACTGAACTGCGAAGCCGCGTTGCTCTCGCCTTCAACCGGCATCGTCGATTCGCACGGGCTGATGCTGGCCCTGCTGGGCGACGCCGAAGCCGACGGGGCGATCCTCGCGCTCAACACGCCGGCACTGGGCGCTGCGGTCACCGCGGCGGGCATCGAACTGCGCACCGGTGGCGAGGCGCCGATGCGCCTGGTGGCCCGCACCGTGATCAACGCTGCAGGCCTGGGCGCGCCGGCCCTGGCCGCACGCATCGAGGGGCTGACGACCGCCCACGTGCCCAAGGCCTACTTCGCCAAGGGCAGCTACTTCTCGCTGCAGGCGCGCGCGCCCTTCTCGCGGCTGGTTTACCCCGTCCCGGAAACGGCCGGTCTGGGCGTTCATCTCACCCTCGACCTGCAGGGGCGGGCCCGCTTTGGCCCGGATGTGGAATGGCTGGACCTGCCGGCGGATGCGGAAGCGCTCGACTATCGGGTCGATCCTGCGCGGGCGGCAGCCTTCTACGGCGAAATCCGACGCTACTGGCCGGCCCTGCCCGACGGTGCGCTGGCGTCGGACTATTCGGGCGTCCGCCCGAAAATCAACGCCCCCGGCGAGGCCGCTGCGGACTTCCGCATCGACGGACCGCAGACGCACGGGGTGCCGGGCCTGGTCAATCTGTTCGGCATCGAGTCGCCGGGGCTGACCGCCGCGCTGGCGATCGCCGAGACGGTCACCGAGCGTCTGTCCGCCGCCTGA
- a CDS encoding transglycosylase SLT domain-containing protein: MATRTALICSFVLCFASSVHAQTTNPPPEPIGPLALLSPATTALPGTTAQHHALSVPSLPRVLTLDLTRDANDIWDRIRRGFAMPDLDNDAVQSYQRFYLERPGFLKQVFARGGRYLYHIINEIEARGLPAELALLPMVESSYNPLAYSRARASGLWQFIPSTGRHYKLTQDKWVDERRDVIASTDAALEYLQQIYDMHGDWHLALASYNWGEGSVGRALQRNEDAGLPTEYSHLRMPAETRNYVPKLQALKNIVMNPEQFGFELPYVANRPHFVTVESPVGIDLATAARLAEMPIEEFVALNPAFNRPAITREGYSLVVPADRAEAFEARLQTLAESGPLWRTYRLKRGESLAAVAKRHRLTLSQLRQLNGLGSRSKVAPGHALLVPEGGDPRGALAVTGLIPLKMRLAN; this comes from the coding sequence ATGGCAACACGCACCGCCCTGATCTGCAGCTTCGTCCTGTGTTTCGCCTCATCCGTGCACGCGCAGACGACGAACCCGCCGCCGGAGCCGATCGGGCCGCTCGCCCTGTTGTCGCCCGCCACCACTGCGCTCCCGGGCACGACCGCGCAGCACCATGCGCTGAGCGTCCCCTCCCTGCCCCGGGTTCTCACCCTGGACCTCACCCGCGACGCCAACGACATCTGGGACCGCATCCGGCGCGGCTTCGCCATGCCGGACCTGGACAACGATGCAGTGCAGTCCTACCAGCGCTTCTACCTGGAACGCCCCGGCTTCCTGAAGCAGGTCTTCGCCCGCGGCGGGCGTTATCTCTACCACATCATCAACGAGATCGAGGCCCGCGGCCTGCCGGCCGAGCTGGCCCTGCTGCCGATGGTGGAGAGCAGCTACAACCCGCTGGCCTACTCGCGCGCCCGCGCCTCCGGCCTGTGGCAGTTCATCCCCTCCACCGGCCGGCACTACAAGCTCACCCAGGACAAGTGGGTGGACGAGCGCCGCGACGTGATCGCCTCCACCGACGCGGCGCTGGAATACCTGCAGCAGATCTACGACATGCACGGCGACTGGCATCTGGCGCTGGCGTCCTACAACTGGGGCGAAGGCTCGGTGGGACGGGCGCTGCAGCGCAACGAGGATGCCGGACTGCCCACCGAGTACAGCCACCTGCGCATGCCTGCCGAGACGCGCAACTACGTGCCCAAGCTGCAGGCGCTGAAGAACATCGTGATGAATCCCGAGCAGTTCGGTTTCGAGCTGCCCTATGTCGCCAACCGTCCGCACTTCGTCACCGTGGAGTCGCCCGTCGGCATCGACCTGGCCACCGCGGCGCGGCTGGCAGAGATGCCGATCGAGGAGTTCGTCGCGCTGAACCCCGCCTTCAATCGGCCGGCGATCACCCGCGAGGGCTACAGCCTGGTGGTGCCCGCCGACCGCGCCGAGGCTTTCGAAGCCCGCCTGCAGACCCTTGCCGAATCCGGCCCGCTGTGGCGAACCTACCGGCTCAAGCGCGGCGAATCGCTCGCCGCGGTGGCCAAGCGCCACCGCCTGACCCTCTCCCAGTTGCGCCAGCTCAACGGCCTGGGAAGCCGCAGCAAGGTTGCTCCCGGGCATGCGCTGCTGGTTCCCGAAGGCGGCGATCCGCGCGGTGCGCTGGCCGTGACCGGGCTGATTCCGCTCAAGATGCGCCTGGCCAACTGA
- the rnhA gene encoding ribonuclease HI yields the protein MEVVEIFTDGACSGNPGPGGWGAILRSGAHEKEIWGGEPHTTNNRMELLAVIRALNALKRPVDARVHTDSQYVQKGISEWIHGWKARGWKTAAKEPVKNADLWQALDDAARRHKVDWIWVRGHAGHVENERADALARRGVDAVRKSGAAVEC from the coding sequence ATGGAAGTTGTCGAGATATTCACCGACGGGGCCTGCAGCGGTAATCCCGGCCCCGGCGGCTGGGGTGCCATTCTGCGCAGCGGCGCGCACGAGAAGGAAATCTGGGGCGGCGAGCCGCACACCACCAACAATCGCATGGAACTGCTGGCGGTGATCCGCGCACTCAACGCGCTCAAGCGCCCGGTGGACGCGCGTGTACATACCGACAGCCAGTACGTGCAGAAGGGCATCTCCGAATGGATCCACGGCTGGAAGGCGCGCGGCTGGAAAACCGCCGCCAAGGAGCCGGTGAAGAATGCCGACCTGTGGCAGGCGCTGGACGATGCCGCACGCCGCCACAAGGTGGACTGGATCTGGGTGCGCGGCCACGCCGGCCACGTGGAGAACGAACGCGCCGACGCGCTCGCGCGCCGCGGCGTGGATGCGGTGCGCAAGAGCGGCGCCGCGGTTGAATGCTGA
- a CDS encoding response regulator, with product MRLSSKRVVIVDDNESIRVVLRAIVRQAGLQVVGEARDGNGALEVIERWQPDLVCLDVVMPGRDGVEVLAELKRRHPHVRVLMITGKSDRETVESMIQQGASGIVVKPFNAARVIETIQRAFGLAG from the coding sequence ATGCGTCTTTCCTCCAAGCGGGTAGTCATCGTCGATGACAACGAGAGCATCCGCGTGGTGCTGCGCGCCATTGTTCGCCAGGCCGGGCTGCAGGTGGTCGGCGAGGCGCGCGACGGCAATGGGGCGCTGGAGGTCATCGAACGCTGGCAGCCGGATCTGGTGTGCCTCGACGTCGTCATGCCGGGGCGCGACGGAGTGGAGGTGCTGGCCGAACTCAAGCGCCGTCATCCGCATGTACGCGTGCTGATGATCACCGGCAAGTCGGACCGCGAGACCGTGGAGAGCATGATCCAGCAGGGCGCCAGCGGCATCGTGGTCAAGCCCTTCAATGCCGCGCGGGTCATCGAGACCATCCAGCGCGCCTTTGGCCTGGCCGGCTGA
- the lexA gene encoding transcriptional repressor LexA, producing the protein MPPRSESLTARQAEILDFIRQTVEAEGRPPTRLEVCAAFGFRSPNAAETHLRALAAKGAILLEEGRARGIRLAEGLGLPLVGRVAAGSPILASEHVEHRLQLDPALFSPRADYLLRVRGMSMRDAGILDGDLIAVHRQSEVRNGQIVVARVHDDVTVKTFRSKGPLVELLPANPDYEPIVVDTREEPLAIEGIMVGLIRQDGGH; encoded by the coding sequence ATGCCCCCGCGCAGCGAATCGCTCACCGCCCGCCAGGCCGAGATCCTCGACTTCATCCGCCAGACCGTCGAAGCCGAAGGCCGTCCTCCCACCCGCCTGGAAGTGTGCGCAGCCTTCGGTTTCCGCTCGCCCAATGCGGCGGAAACCCATCTGCGCGCGCTGGCCGCCAAGGGCGCGATCCTGCTCGAGGAAGGCCGTGCGCGCGGCATCCGCCTGGCCGAAGGCCTGGGCCTGCCGCTGGTCGGGCGGGTGGCCGCGGGCAGCCCCATCCTCGCCAGCGAGCACGTCGAGCACCGCCTGCAGCTCGACCCCGCGCTGTTCTCCCCGCGTGCCGACTACCTGCTGCGGGTGCGCGGCATGAGCATGCGCGACGCCGGCATCCTCGATGGCGACCTGATCGCGGTGCACCGCCAGAGCGAGGTGCGCAACGGCCAGATCGTCGTCGCCCGGGTGCACGACGACGTCACCGTCAAGACCTTCCGCAGCAAGGGACCGCTGGTCGAGTTGCTACCCGCCAACCCGGACTACGAACCCATCGTGGTCGATACCCGCGAGGAGCCGCTCGCCATCGAAGGCATCATGGTCGGGCTGATCCGCCAGGACGGCGGTCACTGA
- a CDS encoding class I SAM-dependent methyltransferase codes for MSILSLSDWLDTPQGRYLLGWEQEGFDRLVADLFGYNAVQIGLPEVDFLRANRMPFRFHADRLGEAAVITRSEALPFASASLDLVILPHVLEFSSTPHQVLREVERVLMPEGNVIISGFNPFSLWGLRRLAARRRGAFPWRGQYLSPFRIKDWLTLLGFETQSAGFGCYAPAVRSEQWLARWHFLDRAGPRWWPICGAVYLMHGVKRVQGMRLITPNWREKRAAAKRMAPIAQRGRSVTGTRKTQ; via the coding sequence ATGTCAATTCTCAGTCTGTCCGACTGGCTGGATACCCCGCAGGGGCGCTACCTGCTCGGCTGGGAACAGGAGGGCTTCGACCGCCTGGTGGCCGACCTGTTCGGCTACAACGCGGTGCAGATCGGTCTGCCGGAGGTGGATTTCCTGCGTGCCAACCGCATGCCCTTCCGCTTCCACGCCGACCGGCTGGGCGAGGCGGCGGTGATCACGCGCAGCGAGGCGCTGCCCTTCGCCAGCGCCAGCCTGGATCTGGTGATCCTGCCACACGTGCTGGAGTTCTCCAGCACGCCGCATCAGGTGCTGCGCGAGGTCGAGCGGGTGTTGATGCCGGAGGGCAACGTGATCATCTCCGGCTTCAACCCGTTCAGCCTGTGGGGGCTGCGCAGGCTGGCGGCCCGACGGCGGGGCGCCTTTCCGTGGCGGGGCCAGTACCTGTCGCCCTTCCGCATCAAGGACTGGCTGACGCTGCTCGGTTTCGAGACCCAGTCGGCCGGCTTCGGCTGCTACGCGCCGGCGGTGCGCAGCGAGCAGTGGCTGGCGCGCTGGCATTTTCTCGATCGCGCCGGACCGCGCTGGTGGCCGATCTGCGGAGCGGTGTATCTGATGCACGGGGTCAAGCGCGTGCAGGGGATGCGGCTGATCACCCCGAACTGGCGCGAGAAGCGCGCCGCAGCAAAACGCATGGCACCGATCGCCCAGCGCGGCCGTTCGGTGACCGGAACAAGGAAAACGCAATAG
- a CDS encoding FKBP-type peptidyl-prolyl cis-trans isomerase has protein sequence MQTEIVKNTVVTLNYTVRDPEGNVIDDGAHPLVYLHGGYDGIFPVLEELLQGKKVGERFEVKLQPEDAFGDYDEELVLIEDAKLFPENIEVGMSFERVTDDGEEEMIYRITDIADGKVVVDGNHPLAGTALVFDVTVSEVRTASAEEIAHGHVHGEGGHHH, from the coding sequence ATGCAAACCGAAATCGTCAAGAACACCGTCGTAACCCTCAACTACACCGTGCGCGACCCCGAGGGCAACGTGATCGACGACGGCGCGCACCCGCTGGTGTACCTGCACGGCGGCTACGACGGCATCTTCCCGGTGCTCGAAGAACTGCTGCAGGGCAAGAAGGTCGGCGAGCGCTTCGAAGTGAAGCTGCAGCCGGAAGACGCCTTCGGCGACTACGACGAGGAACTGGTGCTGATCGAGGACGCCAAGCTCTTTCCCGAGAACATCGAGGTGGGCATGTCCTTCGAACGTGTCACCGACGACGGTGAAGAGGAAATGATCTACCGCATCACCGACATCGCCGACGGCAAGGTGGTGGTCGACGGCAACCATCCGCTGGCCGGCACCGCGCTGGTGTTCGATGTCACCGTGTCCGAGGTGCGCACCGCGAGCGCCGAGGAGATCGCCCACGGTCACGTGCATGGCGAAGGCGGCCATCACCACTGA
- a CDS encoding peroxiredoxin produces the protein MLQSGDTAPAFSLPDADMETFDLAAERGRHHVVLYFYPRDNTPGCTLQAADFSDHEAEFARHDCIVVGVSPDDCLTHAEFRDQHGLSVRLLSDPDTEVCRLYHVWQPKEVDGVKKMGVRRTTYIIDKQGIVRHALHDVTPRGHVAAVYELVKELEKDSCKPKSSRTPS, from the coding sequence ATGCTGCAGAGCGGAGACACGGCTCCGGCTTTTTCACTGCCGGATGCGGATATGGAGACTTTCGACCTCGCCGCCGAGCGCGGCAGGCATCATGTGGTGCTCTACTTTTACCCCCGCGACAACACGCCGGGATGCACGCTGCAGGCCGCCGATTTCAGCGACCATGAAGCGGAGTTCGCCCGCCACGACTGCATCGTGGTCGGCGTCAGTCCCGACGATTGCCTCACCCACGCCGAGTTCCGGGATCAGCACGGCCTGTCGGTGCGCCTGCTCTCCGACCCCGATACCGAGGTCTGCAGGCTGTACCATGTGTGGCAGCCGAAGGAAGTCGACGGTGTGAAAAAGATGGGTGTGCGACGAACGACCTACATCATCGACAAGCAGGGCATCGTTCGCCACGCACTCCACGACGTCACGCCCCGCGGCCATGTCGCCGCGGTCTATGAATTGGTCAAGGAACTGGAAAAAGACTCATGCAAACCGAAATCGTCAAGAACACCGTCGTAA